In Molothrus aeneus isolate 106 chromosome 4, BPBGC_Maene_1.0, whole genome shotgun sequence, the following are encoded in one genomic region:
- the TLR3 gene encoding toll-like receptor 3: protein MMRNAILWWSSLCVRLMFVFWPCASAGKQCHIQNEMADCSHLKLTQIPSDLPDNITSLDISHNQLRQLAPANLTKYSQLVYLNAGYNSISKLQPELCQNVPLLQILKLEHNELYKLPDRVFASCTNLTELNLGYNRLNIKNHPFKTLKNLKILDLSHNSLKSANLGLEQQLEKLHELMLGSNQITELKKEDFSFLSNTSLNSLDLSSNPLKEFHTGCFHTIGNLCGLILNNVELGENRTKKLCIELSNTAIRNLSLSHVKLSYIGKSTFQGLQATNLTILNLSQNSLSVIENDSFQWLSSLQYLNLKINNIHVTSRLFYGLSSLKYLNLINSLAGKIEDFSFHWLYHLEYLIMDNNNFPGITANMFTGLNNLKYLSLCNCNINLQRITNKTFSSLANSSLQVLNLTKTRISTIESGAFSSLGHLKILDLGLNEISQQLTGHEFKGLNNIQDIYLSYNKNLTLQSESFIFVPGLRKLMLRKVGCSNLDLSPSPFHPLRNLTVLDISNNNVANIKEDLFDGLDKLDILDLQHNNLARLWKHANPGGPVLFLKGLPNLQILNLKSNGLDEIPVQVFRGLFQLKHLDLGSNNLNLLPATLFDDQASLNSLNLQKNLITSVEEKVFGPPFRSLRRLEMDSNPFDCTCESIAWFADWLNETQADIPVLRSQYICNTPPKYHGSLVLYFDSSACKDSAPFKLLFVISTTIVMLFIFIVLTIHFEGWRIAFYWNILVNRMLGFKEFERQQEQYDYDAYVIHAREDKNWVSKNFMSLEKNNHFEIKFCLEERDFEAGVSVIEATINSIKMSRKIIFVVTEHLLEDPWCKNFKVYHALQQAIEQSRDSIILIFLDDIQDYKLYHALHLRRGMFRSHCILNWPAQKERVSAFHQQLAMALKCKSKVH, encoded by the exons ATGATGCGAAACGCTATTCTTTGGTGGAGCAGCTTATGTGTCAGACTGATGTTTGTCTTCTGGCCGTGTGCATCAGCTGGAAAGCAATGTCATATCCAAAATGAAATGGCTGACTGCAGTCACCTAAAGCTGACTCAAATTCCCTCTGATCTTCCAGACAATATAACGAGTTTGGACATTTCTCATAATCAGCTAAGACAGCTAGCTCCTGCAAATTTGACCAAGTACAGCCAGCTGGTTTACTTGAATGCAGGCTACAACAGCATCTCTAAACTGCAACCAGAATTGTGCCAAAATGTGCCCCTGTTGCAGATTCTGAAGTTAGAACATAATGAATTGTATAAGCTCCCTGACAGAGTCTTTGCTTCCTGCACCAACCTGACTGAGCTCAATCTAGGATACAACAGACTAAATATAAAAAATCATCCTTTCAAAACCCTGAAG AACTTGAAAATTTTGGACCTATCTCATAATTCTTTGAAGTCAGCCAATTTAGGATTGGAGCAACAGTTGGAGAAACTTCATGAACTCATGTTGGGGAGCAACCAAATCACTGAGTTGAAAAAAGAAGACTTCAGTTTTCTTAGCAACACCTCATTAAATAGTCTTGATTTGTCATCAAATCCACTAAAAGAG TTTCATACGGGATGCTTCCATACAATTGGAAATTTGTGTGGCCTCATACTGAACAATGTTGAACTTGGTGAAAATCGCACAAAGAAACTTTGTATAGAATTGTCAAACACAGCAATTCGAAACCTCTCACTAAGCCATGTGAAACTTTCCTACATTGGCAAGTCAACTTTCCAGGGACTACAAGCAACAAATCTTACAATTTTAAAcctttcccaaaattccctctctGTCATAGAAAATGACTCATTTCAGTGGCTTTCAAGTTTACAATATTTAAACCTGAAGATTAATAATATTCATGTAACTTCGCGTTTATTTTATGGATTATCCAGCCTTAAATATTTGAATCTCATAAACTCACTTGCTGGGAAAattgaagatttttcttttcattggctATACCACCTGGAGTACCTTATAATGGATAATAACAATTTTCCAGGAATTACTGCTAACATGTTCACAGGTCTGAACAACCTGAAATATCTGAGTCTCTGCAACTGCAACATAAACTTACAAAGAATAactaataaaacattttcatcaCTTGCTAATTCTAGCTTACAGGTTCTCAACCTCACAAAAACCAGAATCTCTACAATAGAAAGTGGGGCATTTTCTTCCCTGGGACACCTGAAAATTCTTGATCTTGGTCTCAATGAAATTAGTCAACAGCTTACAGGTCATGAGTTTAAAGGTCTCAATAATATACAAGATATTTATCTTTCCTATAATAAAAACTTGACTTTGCAAAGTGAATCATTCATATTTGTCCCAGGCCTTAGAAAACTGATGCTGAGGAAGGTAGGCTGCAGTAATCTGGACCTTTCTCCTTCACCTTTTCATCCTCTACGAAACCTGACTGTCCTGGACATCAGCAATAACAACGTAGCAAACATAAAAGAAGACTTGTTTGATGGACTTGACAAACTTGACATCCTGGATTTGCAGCACAATAATTTAGCCCGGCTTTGGAAACATGCAAATCCGGGTggccctgttctttttttaaagggtCTTCCCAATTTGCaaattcttaatttaaaatcaaatggGCTTGATGAAATTCCAGTTCAGGTTTTCAGGGGTCTGTTTCAATTAAAACACTTGGATTTAGGCtcaaataatttgaatttgCTTCCAGCAACTCTGTTTGATGACCAAGCCTCTCTGAATTCATTGAACCTTCAGAAAAATCTGATAACCTCAGTTGAAGAAAAAGTATTTGGTCCACCTTTCAGGAGCTTGAGAAGACTAGAGATGGATTCCAATCCCTTTGATTGTACCTGTGAAAGCATTGCTTGGTTTGCTGATTGGCTTAATGAGACCCAAGCAGATATACCTGTATTGAGGTCCCAGTACATCTGCAACACCCCACCTAAATATCATGGTAGTctggttttgtattttgatAGTTCAGCCTGCAAAGACAGTGCTCCATTTAAACTTCTTTTTGTGATCTCTACCACTATTGTAATGCTATTCATTTTTATTGTCCTTACCATCCATTTTGAAGGGTGGAGAATAGCTTTCTACTGGAATATTTTAGTCAATCGAATGCTTGGTTTTAAAGAATTTGAGAGACAACAGGAACAGTATGATTATGATGCGTATGTTATTCATGCAAGAGAGGACAAGAATTGGGTGTCTAAAAATTTCAtgtctctggaaaaaaataaccactTTGAAATTAAGTTTTGTTTAGAAGAACGGGATTTTGAAGCAGGCGTATCTGTAATTGAAGCCACAATTAACAGCATAAAAATGAGCAGGAAGATTATTTTTGTTGTGACTGAACACCTT